In Streptomyces sp. NBC_01426, one genomic interval encodes:
- a CDS encoding glycoside hydrolase family 65 protein, producing the protein MTASWTWEYDRYEPKTERLVEALCTLGNGRFATRGAAPETPAGPVHYPATYAAGCSNRLTSHVAGQQVDNEDMVNLPNWTALRYRCIADDSPPGDWLTPDDPGMLHHKVVLDLRRGTLTLHMLFQDGDGRRLGVTHVRVVHMGDPYLAAQRTTFRAYGWSGLVEVESGIDGDVTNAGVERYSGLDGHHLTDHRTGFASHGVAWIVCRTTSSRTEIALAVRTVTQPRTPTMTSHTAAGTVQTFRLPVAPRQSATVVKTASLYTSLDRPAGDLLSRAVEHASRAPGFPDLLTAQHSAWERLWEQGELTVSGEADKVLRLHVFHMLQTLSPHTAELDVGVPARGLHGEAYRGHVFWDELFVLPYITLHFPEVARALLMYRHRRLPAARDAARRAGQSGAMFPWQSGTSGMEESQALHLNPRSGRWLPDHSHLQRHVGSAIALNVCRYGRATGDTAFLHGPGAELSLEIACFWVGAAVYDPERKRYRIRGVLGPDEYHDAYREAAEPGVDDNAYTNVMAAWVIQQGLELLDELTPARRTELTERLALDRSALEHWDEVSRRLYVPFHRGVISQFEGYGDLAELDWAAYRARYGDVRRLDRILEAEGDSVNRYQASKQADVIMLGFLFRPAELYALFARLGYRLDDATWRATVAYYLPRTSHGSTLSSLVHGWVLARLKDPDAWKYCEEALLGDVTDIQGGTTGEGIHLGAMAGTLDLAERGVTGLETGPEGLYVDPVPLREIEPVSFTLCHRGHRGVRVRLLPGRFGITVPQSRQGPLALMLPGEQAVVVAAGGEHWFRLPGD; encoded by the coding sequence GTGACCGCCTCGTGGACCTGGGAGTACGACCGCTACGAGCCCAAGACGGAGCGACTCGTCGAAGCCCTGTGCACACTGGGCAACGGCAGGTTCGCCACGCGCGGTGCGGCACCCGAGACCCCGGCGGGTCCCGTCCACTACCCCGCCACCTACGCCGCCGGCTGTTCCAACCGGCTCACCTCGCACGTCGCCGGACAGCAGGTCGACAACGAGGACATGGTCAACCTGCCCAACTGGACGGCACTGCGGTACCGCTGTATCGCCGACGACAGTCCCCCGGGCGACTGGCTGACTCCCGACGACCCCGGCATGCTGCACCACAAGGTGGTGCTCGACCTGCGCCGGGGAACGCTCACCCTGCACATGCTCTTCCAGGACGGCGATGGCCGCCGCCTCGGCGTCACCCACGTCCGCGTCGTGCACATGGGGGACCCCTACCTCGCGGCCCAGCGGACAACCTTCCGCGCGTACGGCTGGAGCGGCCTGGTCGAAGTGGAATCAGGGATCGACGGGGACGTGACCAACGCGGGAGTGGAACGCTACAGCGGGCTCGACGGCCATCACCTCACCGATCACCGGACGGGCTTCGCATCGCACGGCGTCGCATGGATCGTCTGCCGCACCACCTCCTCACGCACTGAAATTGCCCTTGCCGTAAGGACGGTCACCCAACCCCGCACGCCCACCATGACGAGCCACACTGCAGCCGGGACGGTGCAGACGTTCAGACTGCCCGTGGCCCCCAGGCAGTCCGCGACGGTGGTGAAGACCGCGTCCCTGTACACCTCGCTCGACAGGCCGGCCGGAGATCTCCTGTCGCGCGCGGTCGAACACGCTTCGCGGGCACCCGGATTCCCGGACCTGCTCACGGCGCAGCACTCGGCCTGGGAACGGTTATGGGAACAAGGCGAGTTGACCGTCTCGGGGGAGGCGGACAAGGTTCTGCGCCTCCATGTCTTCCACATGCTGCAGACGCTCTCCCCGCACACCGCCGAGCTGGACGTGGGTGTCCCCGCGCGGGGCCTGCACGGTGAGGCCTACCGGGGCCACGTCTTCTGGGACGAACTCTTCGTCCTGCCCTACATCACGCTGCACTTTCCCGAAGTGGCGCGGGCCCTGCTCATGTACCGCCACCGACGGCTGCCGGCCGCCCGCGATGCTGCCCGGCGAGCCGGTCAGAGCGGGGCGATGTTCCCTTGGCAGAGCGGAACTTCGGGGATGGAGGAGAGCCAGGCCCTGCACCTCAATCCCCGCTCGGGCCGCTGGCTGCCCGATCACTCGCATCTGCAGCGCCACGTCGGCTCCGCGATAGCCCTGAACGTCTGTCGGTACGGGCGGGCCACCGGCGACACGGCGTTCCTGCACGGCCCCGGCGCCGAACTCTCTCTGGAAATAGCCTGCTTTTGGGTCGGCGCCGCCGTGTACGACCCCGAACGAAAGCGGTACCGCATCCGCGGTGTGCTGGGCCCGGACGAGTACCACGACGCCTATCGGGAGGCCGCGGAGCCAGGGGTCGACGACAACGCCTACACCAATGTGATGGCGGCCTGGGTGATCCAGCAGGGGCTCGAACTGCTCGACGAGCTGACCCCTGCCCGCCGGACGGAGCTGACCGAACGGCTCGCCCTTGACCGCAGCGCGCTGGAGCACTGGGACGAGGTCTCGCGTCGCCTGTACGTCCCATTCCACCGGGGCGTCATCAGCCAGTTCGAGGGATACGGAGACCTCGCGGAGCTGGACTGGGCGGCCTACCGTGCCCGGTACGGCGACGTCCGACGGCTCGATCGGATCCTGGAAGCCGAAGGGGATAGCGTTAACCGCTACCAGGCCTCGAAACAGGCCGATGTGATCATGCTCGGCTTCCTCTTCCGGCCCGCCGAGCTGTACGCCCTTTTCGCCCGGCTCGGCTACCGGCTCGACGACGCGACATGGCGGGCCACCGTCGCGTACTACCTGCCGCGCACCAGCCACGGATCGACGCTCAGCAGCCTCGTGCACGGCTGGGTGCTGGCCCGCCTGAAGGACCCGGACGCCTGGAAGTACTGCGAGGAGGCACTCCTCGGCGATGTCACGGACATCCAGGGCGGGACCACCGGCGAGGGGATCCACCTGGGCGCCATGGCCGGCACCCTGGACCTCGCGGAGCGCGGTGTCACGGGTCTGGAGACCGGCCCCGAGGGCCTGTACGTCGATCCCGTCCCCCTGCGAGAGATCGAGCCCGTCTCCTTCACGCTCTGCCACCGGGGACACCGCGGTGTCCGCGTCCGGCTGCTCCCCGGCAGGTTCGGCATCACCGTGCCGCAATCCCGCCAAGGTCCCCTGGCCCTCATGCTGCCCGGGGAACAGGCCGTCGTGGTGGCGGCCGGAGGCGAGCACTGGTTCCGGCTTCCCGGAGACTAG
- a CDS encoding flavodoxin domain-containing protein has protein sequence MSAKQVLVAYGSKHGATAGIAEQIGTALREDGIDVWVVPAGEVTDVRGYDGVVLGGSLYAGRWNGRARRCAKRNARYLKHRPVWLFSSGPVGSSAERSDIPPVRAVARQMRQLGARDHITFGGSLTEGTAGLFARALVRQGKGGDFRNPERIQAWAHHIGAELTAAGSPAP, from the coding sequence ATGAGTGCGAAACAGGTTCTGGTCGCCTATGGAAGCAAGCACGGTGCGACCGCCGGGATCGCGGAGCAGATCGGAACGGCGCTGCGCGAGGACGGCATCGACGTTTGGGTGGTCCCGGCCGGCGAGGTCACGGACGTCCGTGGCTACGACGGGGTGGTGCTGGGTGGCTCCCTGTATGCGGGGCGGTGGAATGGCCGGGCCCGGCGCTGCGCGAAGCGCAATGCCCGGTATCTGAAGCACCGTCCCGTCTGGCTGTTCAGCAGCGGACCGGTGGGCTCCTCCGCCGAACGCAGCGACATCCCGCCGGTACGGGCGGTCGCCCGTCAGATGCGACAACTCGGCGCCCGTGACCACATCACCTTCGGCGGCAGTCTCACGGAAGGTACGGCCGGCCTGTTCGCCCGCGCCCTCGTACGCCAGGGAAAGGGCGGAGACTTCCGCAACCCCGAGCGCATCCAGGCCTGGGCGCACCACATCGGTGCTGAGCTCACGGCGGCCGGCTCACCCGCTCCATGA
- a CDS encoding Rv1733c family protein, giving the protein MLHGTPPNRLRRTADRTRTRWLVALALSTLVATLCGVAIGLAVWNVDSRTAREQAQHVHRITATTVGAAEHAPDAWTGGAEAVAQAAWQFPSATRHTGLVEVQPRTPAGRPVAIWVDDTGHTIQGPPSAGERAFAAMTIGATAAALVALTAAGVVHLRLRTIEARSLSMWERDWQRVEPGWSGRLPTQSGVDDDRGTHRPSPSPGRNATHTARSERTVAVAAPGARHRS; this is encoded by the coding sequence ATGCTTCACGGAACACCGCCCAACCGGCTGCGGCGGACGGCTGACCGTACGCGCACCCGGTGGCTCGTCGCCCTCGCCCTGTCGACTCTCGTAGCCACTCTCTGCGGAGTGGCCATCGGGCTGGCCGTGTGGAACGTCGACAGCCGCACCGCGCGGGAACAGGCCCAGCACGTGCACCGGATCACGGCCACGACGGTCGGGGCCGCCGAACACGCTCCCGACGCTTGGACCGGCGGCGCCGAGGCCGTCGCACAGGCCGCCTGGCAATTCCCTTCGGCCACCCGGCACACAGGCCTCGTAGAGGTCCAGCCCAGGACCCCCGCGGGTCGTCCCGTCGCGATCTGGGTCGACGACACGGGCCACACGATCCAGGGACCCCCGTCCGCGGGCGAGAGGGCCTTCGCCGCGATGACCATCGGCGCCACTGCCGCTGCCCTGGTAGCGCTGACAGCCGCAGGCGTCGTCCACCTGAGGCTTCGGACCATCGAGGCGCGGAGCCTGTCCATGTGGGAACGGGACTGGCAGCGCGTGGAACCCGGCTGGTCCGGCAGACTGCCCACTCAATCAGGAGTCGACGATGACCGAGGCACTCACCGGCCATCTCCCTCCCCAGGGAGGAACGCCACCCACACCGCGCGATCCGAGCGAACCGTTGCCGTTGCTGCGCCGGGAGCTCGGCACCGGAGCTGA
- a CDS encoding cation-translocating P-type ATPase, whose translation MTEALTGHLPPQGGTPPTPRDPSEPLPLLRRELGTGADGLSTREAERRLAVYGPNEVRSKGRTSLVRELVRQLVHPLALLLWVAAAMAFIADIRVLGIAVVAIVLVNAALALLQERQAEQAVETLAKYLPEHAMVIRDGRSRQAEARTLVPGDIITLDEGDKVPADVRLVDGGLEVDLSMLTGESTPAQRIAGPGTPGSTILQEPNLVFNGTTCTAGQARAMVFATGDHTELGRIAALSQRTRRDPSPSEQQVKKVAWLIAAVAVAMGALFLVLGVAVGLPLTDALMFAIGLLVANVPEGLLPTITLALAVGVRLLARQGAVIKRLSAVETLGSTNVICTDKTGTLTQNRMRLQSTWTPDDGTGPGSGAVRLTAVAALCTTVTRDADGELHGDPTEIRLVAGAADRGAPLDIDARDTGRHTVFRFDPRLRLMSVVQRDAADGAMRLIVKGAPESVLARTLDAAQTVTARVAAEELSGQGMRVLAVAIRELDGDASATRREDAETELTLLGLVGLYDPPRPEVAAAVRRCHEAGLLVHIVTGDNGATAAAVAREVGIGEPRLVVVAESESIGDHDLDRLLADGDAEVVFARSSPETKLKVADALRAHGQIVAMTGDGVNDAPALHRAHIGVAMGLSGTDVAREASTMVLTDDNFATIVTAIESGRQVYDNVRKFIVYIFAHLTPEAVPFLVFALTGGSIPLPLTVLQILAIDLGTETLPALALGRERAEPGSMSRPPRPSSQGVISKDMLIRSWGYLGTVSAALVMTAFFYVLWRAGWHPGDPTGPGTPLHHACVTATAPGRRPQPECHDNGTRRAGGARSCCWRIHR comes from the coding sequence ATGACCGAGGCACTCACCGGCCATCTCCCTCCCCAGGGAGGAACGCCACCCACACCGCGCGATCCGAGCGAACCGTTGCCGTTGCTGCGCCGGGAGCTCGGCACCGGAGCTGACGGGCTGTCGACGCGGGAGGCCGAGCGCCGGCTCGCCGTCTATGGACCCAACGAGGTCCGGAGCAAGGGCCGCACCTCCCTGGTACGCGAGCTGGTACGTCAACTGGTGCACCCGCTCGCCCTGTTGCTGTGGGTCGCAGCGGCCATGGCGTTCATCGCCGACATCCGCGTACTCGGGATCGCGGTCGTCGCCATCGTCCTCGTCAACGCCGCCCTCGCCCTGCTCCAGGAGCGCCAGGCCGAGCAGGCGGTGGAGACACTCGCCAAGTACCTCCCCGAACACGCGATGGTGATCCGCGACGGGAGGTCCCGGCAGGCGGAAGCCCGCACCCTGGTGCCGGGCGACATCATCACCCTCGACGAGGGCGACAAAGTCCCCGCCGACGTCCGACTCGTCGACGGCGGCCTCGAAGTCGACCTGTCCATGCTGACGGGGGAGTCCACCCCGGCCCAGCGCATCGCCGGGCCGGGGACCCCGGGTTCCACGATTCTGCAGGAACCCAACCTCGTCTTCAACGGCACGACCTGTACCGCCGGTCAGGCCCGCGCGATGGTTTTCGCCACCGGCGACCACACCGAACTCGGGCGCATCGCCGCCCTCAGCCAGCGCACGCGACGGGACCCGAGCCCGTCGGAACAGCAGGTCAAGAAGGTCGCCTGGCTCATCGCCGCCGTCGCGGTCGCGATGGGCGCGCTGTTCCTGGTCCTGGGCGTCGCCGTGGGACTGCCGCTGACCGACGCGCTGATGTTCGCCATCGGACTCCTCGTCGCCAACGTGCCCGAAGGACTACTGCCGACCATCACGCTCGCCCTCGCCGTCGGAGTGCGCCTCCTGGCCCGCCAAGGCGCGGTCATCAAGCGACTCAGCGCCGTGGAGACCCTGGGATCCACCAACGTCATCTGCACCGACAAGACCGGCACCCTCACCCAGAATAGAATGCGACTGCAGAGCACCTGGACGCCCGACGACGGCACAGGCCCCGGCTCCGGCGCCGTACGGCTGACGGCCGTGGCCGCCCTGTGCACCACCGTCACCAGGGACGCAGACGGTGAACTCCACGGCGACCCCACGGAGATCAGGCTGGTGGCCGGCGCCGCTGATCGAGGCGCCCCGCTCGACATCGACGCGCGCGACACGGGTCGCCACACCGTCTTCCGCTTCGACCCCCGGCTGCGCCTGATGTCCGTCGTCCAGCGTGATGCGGCGGACGGCGCCATGCGGCTGATCGTCAAAGGAGCCCCGGAATCGGTGCTGGCCCGCACCCTGGATGCCGCCCAGACCGTCACGGCGCGTGTCGCGGCCGAAGAACTCTCCGGCCAAGGCATGCGCGTACTCGCCGTCGCCATCCGCGAACTGGATGGCGACGCCTCGGCGACCCGTCGTGAGGACGCGGAGACGGAGCTGACGCTGCTGGGCCTCGTCGGCCTGTACGATCCCCCGCGGCCCGAGGTCGCCGCCGCAGTACGGCGCTGCCACGAAGCCGGGCTACTCGTACACATCGTGACCGGCGACAACGGAGCGACCGCCGCAGCCGTGGCCCGCGAGGTAGGTATCGGGGAACCCCGCCTCGTCGTGGTCGCGGAGTCCGAGTCGATCGGCGACCACGACCTCGACCGGCTCCTCGCGGACGGCGACGCTGAGGTCGTCTTCGCCCGCTCCTCACCGGAGACGAAACTGAAGGTGGCGGACGCCCTACGGGCCCACGGGCAGATCGTCGCGATGACCGGCGACGGCGTCAACGACGCCCCCGCACTGCACCGCGCCCACATCGGCGTGGCGATGGGGCTCTCCGGCACCGACGTCGCCCGCGAGGCGTCCACGATGGTGCTGACCGACGACAACTTCGCCACCATCGTCACCGCGATCGAATCCGGCCGCCAAGTCTATGACAACGTAAGGAAGTTCATCGTCTACATCTTCGCCCACCTCACCCCCGAGGCGGTCCCCTTCCTGGTCTTCGCCCTCACTGGCGGCTCCATCCCGCTTCCCCTCACCGTCCTGCAGATCCTGGCCATCGACCTCGGAACCGAGACCCTCCCGGCGCTCGCCCTGGGCCGCGAACGCGCGGAGCCGGGCAGCATGAGCCGCCCACCCAGGCCGAGCTCCCAGGGCGTCATCTCCAAGGACATGCTCATCCGCAGCTGGGGCTACCTCGGCACCGTCTCCGCCGCCCTCGTCATGACCGCGTTCTTCTACGTCCTGTGGCGGGCCGGCTGGCACCCCGGGGACCCGACCGGCCCGGGAACCCCACTGCACCATGCGTGCGTCACCGCGACGGCCCCCGGCCGCAGGCCCCAGCCCGAGTGCCACGACAACGGTACCCGGCGTGCCGGGGGAGCGCGGAGTTGCTGCTGGCGGATCCATCGGTGA
- a CDS encoding cysteine desulfurase family protein, producing MTNRPIYLDHQATTPLDARVLEEMLPYLTTAYGNPNSAHAYGREAAKAVATARRRVAHLIGAKNPVEVIFTSGATEANHLAIVGGALAKRPRGGHVITTTIEHKAVLAAVQRLVDHHGYTSTRVAVDEHGRVHPGDIAAALTPNTVLVSVMHANNEIGTLQRIAVISQLTAHRGILLHTDAAQSAGYGLLDADELGVDLASLSAHKLYGPKGTGALYVRGDTLLTAQQTGGGQERGLRAGTLNVPAIVGLGAAAHLITSHTTPALTQIRALRDRLQDRLLAAIPGATINGHPTQRLPGTLSLTLPDTEAADVLDRLPDIAASTGSACNTGTSDPSHVLTAIGLTRTQARRTLRLGIGRNTTAAEVDRAAILIAEATARHRPLRSSAA from the coding sequence GTGACCAACCGACCGATCTACCTCGACCACCAGGCCACCACCCCACTCGACGCCCGCGTCCTGGAGGAGATGCTGCCGTACCTCACCACCGCGTACGGCAACCCCAACAGTGCCCACGCCTACGGCCGGGAAGCGGCCAAGGCCGTCGCCACCGCCCGCCGCCGCGTCGCCCACCTCATCGGCGCCAAGAACCCCGTCGAGGTCATCTTTACCTCCGGCGCCACCGAGGCCAACCACCTCGCCATCGTCGGCGGAGCCCTCGCCAAACGCCCCCGCGGCGGCCACGTCATCACCACCACGATCGAGCACAAGGCCGTCCTCGCCGCCGTCCAACGCCTCGTCGACCACCACGGCTACACCTCCACCCGCGTCGCCGTCGACGAGCACGGACGAGTCCATCCCGGGGACATCGCCGCCGCCCTCACCCCGAACACCGTCCTCGTCTCCGTGATGCACGCAAACAACGAGATCGGCACCCTCCAGCGGATCGCCGTCATCTCCCAACTGACCGCCCACCGCGGGATCCTCCTGCACACCGACGCCGCACAGAGCGCCGGATACGGCCTCCTCGACGCCGACGAACTCGGCGTCGACCTCGCCTCCCTCTCCGCCCACAAACTCTACGGACCCAAAGGCACCGGCGCCCTCTACGTCCGCGGCGACACCCTCCTCACCGCGCAGCAGACCGGCGGCGGCCAGGAACGCGGATTACGAGCCGGCACCCTCAATGTTCCCGCCATCGTGGGCCTCGGTGCCGCCGCCCACCTCATCACCAGCCACACCACACCGGCCCTCACCCAGATTCGCGCCCTGCGCGACCGCCTCCAGGACAGGCTCCTCGCCGCGATCCCCGGCGCCACCATCAATGGGCACCCCACCCAACGACTGCCGGGCACCCTCAGCCTCACCCTCCCGGACACCGAGGCCGCAGACGTCCTCGACCGCCTCCCCGATATCGCCGCCTCCACCGGATCCGCCTGCAACACCGGCACCAGCGACCCCTCTCATGTCCTCACCGCCATCGGCCTCACCCGCACCCAGGCCCGCCGCACCCTACGCCTGGGCATCGGCCGCAACACCACTGCCGCCGAGGTGGATCGCGCCGCGATACTGATCGCTGAGGCCACTGCCCGGCATCGGCCGCTTCGTTCCAGCGCCGCCTGA
- a CDS encoding dCTP deaminase gives MLSAASIKDHINSGAVTWDGELRGDSLLLRLGGPIQPIVVPDAVVDLADQASIDTLYGPQITDWTTYDLAPGQMILAPASEPVSLGPDVMGMIGGLSHLARVGLAIHVTSPFVLPGWAGHLTLELVNHSPATLRLHHGMPLARLVLQLRGGGTAATAHPFYGHPADLRSRYADELVDPNTR, from the coding sequence ATGCTCTCAGCTGCGTCCATCAAGGACCACATCAACAGCGGCGCCGTGACGTGGGACGGGGAACTGCGCGGGGACAGCCTGCTCTTGAGGCTCGGCGGTCCGATCCAACCCATCGTCGTGCCGGACGCCGTCGTCGACCTGGCCGACCAGGCCAGTATCGACACGCTGTACGGCCCGCAGATCACCGACTGGACGACGTACGACCTGGCGCCGGGGCAAATGATTCTGGCGCCGGCCTCCGAGCCGGTCTCCCTGGGCCCGGACGTCATGGGGATGATCGGCGGTCTGAGCCATCTGGCCCGAGTCGGCCTGGCCATCCACGTCACCAGCCCGTTCGTCCTGCCGGGCTGGGCCGGCCATCTGACCCTGGAGCTCGTCAACCACAGCCCGGCCACCCTGCGCCTGCATCACGGCATGCCGCTGGCCCGCCTCGTACTCCAACTCCGCGGCGGCGGCACCGCCGCGACCGCCCACCCGTTCTACGGCCATCCCGCAGACCTGCGAAGCCGCTACGCCGACGAACTCGTCGACCCGAACACAAGGTGA
- a CDS encoding LysR family transcriptional regulator, which produces MPGPEGFRGDLLACSPDLLDLTWDQMRTLVVVHEEGTALAAARLLGREQSSVQKQLDILNRNFQALTGELVVVKQGRGRDLLFTPTGLELVDRIRSTFSDWLQGIANSRRRLGSTLTVGTTEFTLPFLARVWERVEPELTAREVELKVVHVRTRDFRQRLDSNQVDLLCGGLAAPVGDAPLAPEYDFLEWHREGLALLTNLSVRELPARQVGVERLRNLPLVIPSRGVIADFIERWYGTDFRTHLQVVAEIDDIYYGLALLRSEMTRGCMLCARSIGEAAVAGRLPGGEGFRLVEFADDFDPMLQLVSGVFARKGERDTYDTSHPLNVLWEAFREEAASGRPIPV; this is translated from the coding sequence GTGCCTGGTCCCGAAGGGTTCCGGGGCGATCTGCTCGCCTGTTCCCCGGATTTGCTGGACCTGACGTGGGACCAGATGCGCACGCTCGTCGTCGTCCACGAGGAGGGCACCGCCCTCGCGGCGGCCCGGCTGCTGGGCCGGGAGCAGTCGAGCGTGCAAAAGCAGCTCGACATCCTCAACCGGAACTTCCAGGCGCTGACCGGTGAGCTGGTGGTGGTCAAGCAGGGCCGCGGCCGCGATCTGCTGTTCACCCCCACCGGGCTGGAACTTGTCGACCGCATCCGATCGACGTTCTCGGACTGGCTTCAGGGCATCGCCAACTCCCGCCGCCGGCTCGGCTCCACCCTGACCGTGGGCACCACAGAGTTCACACTGCCCTTTCTGGCCCGTGTCTGGGAACGGGTAGAACCCGAGCTGACGGCGCGGGAGGTGGAGCTCAAGGTCGTCCACGTGCGTACCCGCGACTTCCGCCAGCGCCTGGACTCCAACCAGGTGGACCTCTTGTGCGGGGGCCTGGCCGCGCCGGTCGGGGACGCCCCGCTCGCCCCCGAGTACGACTTCCTGGAGTGGCACCGCGAAGGCCTCGCTCTCCTGACAAACCTGTCCGTCCGCGAGCTGCCCGCCCGGCAGGTCGGCGTCGAGCGGCTGCGGAACCTGCCGCTGGTCATCCCCTCCCGCGGGGTGATCGCCGACTTCATCGAGCGCTGGTACGGAACGGACTTCCGCACCCACCTCCAGGTCGTCGCGGAGATCGACGACATCTACTACGGGCTGGCCCTGCTGCGCTCCGAGATGACCCGCGGCTGCATGCTCTGCGCCCGCTCCATAGGCGAAGCCGCCGTCGCGGGCCGGCTGCCCGGCGGCGAGGGGTTCCGCCTGGTCGAGTTCGCCGACGACTTCGACCCCATGCTCCAACTCGTCTCGGGCGTCTTCGCCCGCAAGGGCGAGCGGGACACCTACGACACCTCACACCCCTTGAACGTGCTGTGGGAGGCCTTCCGCGAGGAAGCCGCCTCCGGCCGGCCGATCCCGGTGTGA
- a CDS encoding methyltransferase domain-containing protein translates to MLLASINLNKRLGADSARARFAAWLRRHDVAVIVAQEPYKPADRRPPLLPGYVFAGGDGHLATWVREDVATPAVSAPTSWAQRVELGWLTILQVHLDAYTSAARTTQLGDLAALAAAEGGRPLLVCGDFNLAPRPQDGLYGGEVSGFTADTERKALQHLLQAAWLVDTTGTDEEAEFTFERLLTGKLSRFRCDLALLSDHLAVEVPVAARHEVRTGPEAFTDHSAILLNLPITPEVAEPDDVLFAISDLTGKQPATAGARSYQPHKTAMSRQAASPAARAVTGHLTGPLGIRTVLDHGCGRGADVAHYRAAGLDADGYDPHEGFGWPRPEREGYDLVTQMFVLNVLPDPGARIRALQDAAEFVRPGGRVVVVTRSPEEITKAAAGGSWTAHHDGYWSSEGKGTFQRGISAAETTALARHAGLTPAVGEAGLPLPGVSHIVLVKPEP, encoded by the coding sequence ATGCTGCTGGCCTCGATCAACCTCAACAAGCGGCTCGGCGCGGACAGCGCACGGGCACGGTTCGCCGCCTGGCTCCGCAGGCACGATGTCGCGGTCATCGTCGCGCAGGAGCCGTACAAGCCCGCCGACCGGCGCCCGCCACTTCTGCCCGGGTACGTCTTCGCGGGCGGGGACGGCCACCTCGCCACCTGGGTCCGCGAGGACGTCGCCACCCCGGCCGTATCCGCGCCGACCAGTTGGGCGCAGCGGGTGGAGCTGGGCTGGCTCACCATCCTGCAGGTTCACCTCGATGCCTACACCAGTGCGGCACGCACCACCCAGCTCGGCGACCTGGCGGCGCTGGCCGCCGCCGAGGGCGGGCGTCCGCTGCTGGTCTGCGGGGACTTCAACCTCGCGCCGCGGCCGCAGGACGGCCTGTACGGCGGGGAGGTCAGCGGCTTCACCGCGGACACCGAGCGCAAGGCGCTGCAACACCTGCTCCAGGCCGCGTGGCTCGTCGACACCACCGGCACGGACGAGGAAGCGGAGTTCACGTTCGAGCGGCTCCTCACCGGCAAACTCAGCCGCTTCCGGTGTGACCTCGCCCTGCTGAGCGACCACCTGGCCGTCGAGGTCCCGGTCGCGGCCCGACATGAAGTCCGAACGGGGCCTGAGGCATTCACCGACCACTCCGCAATCCTGCTCAACCTGCCGATCACCCCTGAGGTCGCGGAGCCGGACGACGTCCTGTTCGCGATCAGCGACCTGACGGGCAAGCAGCCGGCGACCGCGGGCGCACGCTCGTACCAGCCGCACAAGACCGCGATGAGCCGCCAGGCGGCCTCACCGGCGGCCCGTGCGGTCACCGGGCACCTGACGGGCCCGCTCGGCATCCGTACGGTCCTCGATCACGGGTGCGGCCGCGGTGCCGATGTCGCCCACTACCGGGCCGCTGGGCTGGATGCCGACGGGTACGACCCGCACGAGGGGTTCGGCTGGCCCCGCCCCGAGCGGGAGGGATACGACCTCGTGACCCAGATGTTCGTCCTCAACGTGCTGCCCGACCCGGGAGCGCGGATCCGCGCGCTGCAGGACGCGGCCGAGTTCGTCCGCCCTGGCGGGCGCGTCGTGGTCGTCACCCGCTCCCCCGAGGAGATCACGAAGGCTGCTGCCGGCGGCAGCTGGACGGCCCATCATGACGGCTACTGGTCGAGCGAGGGGAAGGGGACCTTCCAGCGCGGCATCAGCGCGGCCGAGACCACCGCGCTCGCCCGGCACGCCGGCCTCACCCCCGCGGTGGGGGAGGCCGGGCTGCCCCTGCCCGGAGTGAGCCACATCGTGCTGGTCAAGCCCGAGCCGTAA
- a CDS encoding nucleoside triphosphate pyrophosphohydrolase — MLTTGKLVRDRIPQIIRADGAEPEVYVADPTEYRERLRAKLAEEVAEYMEADETDAPEELADVLEVAFALAADLGVDPAQLEKIRASKAEQRGGFSERIVWTGNR, encoded by the coding sequence GTGCTCACCACGGGCAAGCTGGTACGGGACCGGATCCCTCAGATCATCCGCGCGGACGGAGCCGAGCCGGAGGTCTACGTGGCCGATCCGACGGAGTACCGAGAGCGGCTCCGCGCGAAGCTGGCCGAGGAGGTGGCGGAGTACATGGAGGCGGACGAGACCGACGCCCCCGAGGAGCTCGCGGACGTCCTCGAAGTCGCCTTCGCCCTCGCGGCGGACCTCGGCGTCGACCCTGCCCAGCTGGAGAAGATCCGGGCGTCCAAGGCCGAGCAGCGGGGCGGTTTCTCGGAGCGCATCGTCTGGACCGGCAACCGCTGA